In Deinococcus depolymerans, the genomic stretch CGGCGTGCATGACGGGTTCGTCGAGGGGCTCGCGGCGCGCGTGGCGAACATCCGCGTCGGCGATCCCCTCGACCCCGCCACCGAGGTCGGCCCGCTGATCCACCCAGCGCAGCTGGCGAAGGTCTGCTCGTACTTCGACGCGGCCCGCGCGGACGGCGCGACCATCCGGGTGGGCGGCGAACGCCTCGGCGACACCGGCAACTACGTGCGCCCCACCCTCTTCACGGACGCCCGCAACGACATGCGCATCGCGCAGGAGGAGATCTTCGGCCCGGTGCTGACGGTCATCCCCTTCGACACGGACGGGGACGCCCTGCGCCTCGCCAACGACGTGCCGTACGGCCTCGCGGCGTACCTGTGGACGAACGACCTGACCCGCGCGCACACCTTCGCGCACGGCCTGGATAGCGGCATGATCTGGGTGAACAGCGAGAACGTCCGCCACCTGCCCACCCCCTTCGGCGGCATGAAGGCCAGCGGCATCGGCCGCGACGGCGGCGACTACTCCTTCGACTTCTACATGGAAACGAAGAACGTCGCCATCAACCTCAGTGGCCACCGCGCCCAGCAGCTCGGGATGCCGGGCACGCCCCAGAACAAGGAGAATTGAGATGGCCCGCACCGGACAGCAGTTCCTCGACCGCCTGCGCCTGAACCCGCCCAACCTGTACATCGACGGGCAGCGGGTGGAGGACGCCACCACCCACCCCGCCACGCGCAACATCGCCCATTCGCTGGCCGGGCTGTACGACCTGCAGCACGACCCGCGCTACCGCGACGTCCTGACCTTCGAGGAGGACGGCGAGCGGCACGCGACCGCGTTCATGGTGCCCCGCACGAAGGACGACCTGCGCCGGATCGGCGAGGCGCACCGCCTGCGCGCGAACTACTCGCTGGGCACGCTGGGCCGCGCGCCGGACTACATGAACACGAACGTCATGGCCGCCGGAATGGCGAGCGCGTACTTCGACCAGGGCGAGTCCAGCGGCGAGCCGGGGTCGGGCCGGAACTTCAGTGAGAACATGCGCCGTTACTTCGAGTACGTGCGCGACCACGACCTGTGCCTCACGCATGCCCTGACGAACCCGCAGGTGAACCGCGGCAAGCAGGCGTCCGAACTGCCCGACCCGTACATCGCCATGGGCATCGTCGAGGAAACCGAGGCCGGTGTGATCGTGCGCGGCGCGCGGATGCTCGCCACCCTCCCCATCGCGGACGAGATCCTGATCTTCCCGTCCACCGTCATCAAGGAAAACGGCGACCGTAGCCGCTACGCCATCGGCTTCGGGCTGCCCACGAACACGCCGGGCCTGTACTTCCAGTGCCGTGAGCCCTTCGACCTGGGCCGCGACGTGGAAGACCACCCGCTGTCGAGCCGCTTCGACGAGCAGGACGCGTTCGTGATCTTCGACGACGTGCTCGTGCCGTGGGAGCGGGTGTTCCTGATGTACGACATGACCCTCGCCAACCAGGCCTACGCCAAAACGGACGCCGTGCTGCACATGGCGTACCAGGTCGTGAACCAGAAGGTCAGCAAGACCGAGGCGTTCCTGGGCCTCGCGCAGAGCATCGTGGACACCGTCGGCAGCGGGGGGTTCCAGCACGTGCAGAGCAAGGTCAGCGAGATCATCGTGACCCTGGAGATCATGAAGGCCCTGCAGGTGGCCGCCGTGGAAGGCGCTCAGCTCAACGCGTACGGCGTCATGACGCCCGCGCGCGGCCCGCTGGACGCCGCGCGGAACTACTACCCGGCGATCTACCCGCGCCTGAACGAGATCATCCAGCTTCTCGGCGCGTCCGGGATCATCATGATGCCCGGCAAGGCCGACCGCGAGGGGCCGCTGGGGGCGTTCATCGAGAAGCACCTGCAGGCCACCAACGCCAGCGCCGGGGAGAGGCTGAAACTCTTCCGCCTCGCGTGGGACCTGACCCTGAGCAGCTTCGGTGCGCGGCAGAACCTGTACGAGAAGCACTTCTTCGGCGACCCCATCCGCATGCACAGCGCCCTGTACGAGGTGTACGACAAGAAACCGTACGTGCAGCGCATCCGCGAGTTCATCCACCAGACCGATCCTGTGGCGGCGGACTGAGATGACTATTCCGAACATCATCCGCATCGCGCACGGCATCTTCTATGTCACGGACCTCGCCGCCTCCCGCCACTTCTACGTGGACCTGCTCGGCCTGAACGTCCTGCACGAGACCGAGGGAGCCCTGTACCTGCGCGCCAACGAGGACCGCGAGTGGACCCTGAAACTCGAACTCGCGCCCGAGGCCGGCGTGAAACACCTCGCGTACCGCGTGGGCACCGACGCCGACCTGGACGCCCTCACCGCCTTCCTGGACGCGCAGGGCATCCCCTGGCGCTGGGAGACCGAACTGGACCGCCCGCGCCTGCTGCGCTTCCAGGATCCGTACGGCGTGCCCGTCGCGTTCTACGCGCAGTCCGTCAAGCACCCCTGGCTGCTGCAGGACTACCACCTGCACCGCGGTGCGGGCCTGCAACGCATCGACCACATCAACGTCATGACGCCCGACGTGGAGGGCGTGATGCGCTGGTACATGGACCACCTGGGCTTCCGCCTCAGCGAGTACACCGAGGACGACCACGGGCGCATCTGGGCCGCGTGGATCCAGCGGCGCGGCAGCGTCCACGACCTCGCCCTGACGAACGGCGCAGGGCCGAGACTGCATCACTTCGCCTACTGGATGCCGGACATGGGGAGCATCATCCGCACCTGCGACATCCTCGCGGGCGCCCGCATGCCCGAACACATCGAACGCGGCCCCGGCCGCCACGGCGTCAGCAACGCCTTCTTCCTGTACATCCGCGACCCCGACGGCCACCGCATCGAGCTGTACACCAGCGACTACCTGACCGTCGACCCGGACTTCGAACCGATCCGCTGGCACCTCGACGACCCGCGCCGCCAGACCCTCTGGGGCGCCAAGACACCCAGAAGCTGGTTCGAGGAAGGCTCCCTGCTCGAAGCCTACGAGGGCGGCTGGGTGCAACCCCGCGAGAGCGACCTCAAGGGCCTGCCCGTCCACGTGATTTAAGTTGAATGGGAATAACCCCTCCGCCCCCTGAAGGGGGCACCTCCCCTCGAAGGGGAGGCTAAAAAACTCTCCTGCGCGGTTTGGCTCCCCTCTAAGGGGAGCTGGCCGCGCAGCGGACGGAGGGGTCCGCCCGCGACTCCGTTCCCTACCGAGGTTTCCAATGAAAACAGCGAATTTTATGGCCCGTGGCCGTCAGCACCGTGGCGTGCTGCGAGATGGCATGCTGATCGACGCGGCGGGTGAGGCGCACCACCCGGAGGAGGTGCAGTTCCTGCTGCCCGTGAATCCCGGCAAGGTGATCGCGCTGGCGCTGAACTACGCGGATCACAACGCCGAACTGGGCTTCAAGACGCCGGAGGAACCGGTGATGTTCCTCAAACCGAACACCAGCCTGCTGCCGCATGGCGGCACGGTGGAGTACCCGCGTGGGGCGCAGTTCATGCACTACGAGGTGGAGCTGGGCATCGTGATCGGCCAGGACGCGCGGCGCGTGAAGGCGAAGGACGCCGAAGACTACATCGGTGGGTACACCATTGCGAACGATCTGGTGGTGCGGGATTACGTGAGCAACTACTACCGCCCGCCCATGCGCGCCAAGGGCTGGGACACCTTCGGGCCGCTGGGGCCGTACCTCGTGTCGGCGGACGAGGTGCCGGATCCGTACAACCTGGGCCTGCGCGCCTTCGTGAACGGCGAGCTGCGCCAGGAGGGCAACACGCGCGACATGATCCTGCGCGGCCCGGAGCTGATCGAGTTCATGAGCCGCTTCATGACCCTGCAGGCGGGCGACGTGATCCTGACCGGCACGCCCAAAGGCGTGTCGCACGTGAAGCCGGGGGACGTGATGCGCCTGGAGATCGACGGGCTGGGCGCGCTGGAGAACGACGTGCAGTGGGAGTCCGAGGATGCCGAGCCGCTGATCGCGCAGGAAGGGCAGCGGATCTGATGCCGCACCTGACCGTGGAGTACACCGACAACCTGACGGCGCCGCGCGTGCCGGAGCTGCTGCGCGCCCTGAACGGGGTGCTGCTGGCCCGTCCGGACGTGTACCCGCCGGGCGGCATCCGCGCGCGCGCGCACCGCCTGACGGAGTACGTGGTGGCGGAGGGCGCGCACGACGACGCGTTCGTGCACGTGACGCTGAAGATCGCCGCCGGGCGCAGCGAGGCCGTGAAGGCCGAGACGGGCGCGGCGCTGTTCGAGGTACTCATGAGCCACTTTGCCAGCGATTTCGAGGCCCGGTCTCTGGCCCTGTCGCTGGAGATCGCGGAATTCAGCGAGGCGGGGACCTTCAAGCACAACAACATCCACGCCCGCTACCGCCAGGTGACGTCGTGAGTGGCCTGTCGGACGCGCAGGTGCAGGACGCCGCGCGCCGCCTGCACGCCGCCGAGCAGTCCCGCACGCCCATGCGGCAGCTGTCCGGTCAGTACCCCGGCCTGACCATCGCGGACGCGTACCGCGTGCAGGACGCCTGGGTGAGTCACAAGCTCACGCAGGGCCGCCGCGTGATCGGGCACAAGATCGGCCTGACGTCGCGCGCCATGCAGCAGGCCGTGAACATCGACGAGCCCGACTACGGCACCCTGCTGGACGACATGGTGTTCAGCGAGCTGCAGCCCATCCCGTCGGGGCGTTTCATCGTGCCGCGCGTGGAGGTGGAACTGGCGTTCATCCTCGGCCGGGACCTGCGCGGGCCGAACGTGACCGTCATGGACGTGCTCGACGCCACGCGCTGGGTGGTCCCGGCCGCGGAGATCATCGACGCGCGCATCGAACGCGTGGACCGCGAGACCGGCGCGACCCGGAAAGTCACGGACACCATCAGCGACAACGCCGCGAACGCCGGGATCGTGCTCGGCGGGCGGCCCGTGCGGCCCACCGACGTGGACCTGCGCTGGGTGGGCGCGCTGCTGTTCCGCAACGGCGTGATGGAGGAGACCGGCGTGGCGGCCGGCGTGCTGAACCACCCGGCCGAGGGCGTGGCGTGGCTCGCCAACCGCCTCGCCCCGCACGGCGTGACGCTGCGGGCGGGGGAGACGGTACTGGCCGGGTCGTTCGTGCGCCCGGTGGACGCCGCGCCCGGTGACCTGTTCCACGCGGACTACGGCCCGCTGGGCAGCGTGACCCTGAGGTTCGCGCGGTGAGCGCCCCGGACCTGCACAACCCCCTGAAGGCCGCCCTGGCGCGCGGGGAGTTCCAGCTGGGCCTGTGGCTGGCCCTGGCCGACCCCTACAGCGCCGAGATCATCGCCGGGGCGGGCTTCGACTGGCTGCTGATCGACGGGGAGCACGCCCCGAACGACGTGCGCAGCACCCTGAGCGTGCTCCAGGCCATGGCGGCGTACCCGGTGACGCCCATAGTACGGCCCCCCATCGGGCAGACGCACCTGATCAAGCAGTACCTCGACCTGGGCGTGCAGACCCTGCTCGTCCCCATGGTCGAGAGTGGCGCGCAGGCGAGCGAGCTGGTCGCCGCGACCCGCTACCCGCCGCGCGGCGTGCGGGGCGTGGGTAGCGCGATCGCCCGCGCCTCGCGCTGGAACGCCGTGCCCGACTACCTGCACCGCGCCGACGATCAGGTGTGCCTGCTCGTGCAGGTCGAGAGTGCCGCCGGACTGGCCGCGCTGGACGACATCCTGGCCGTCGAGGGCGTGGACGGCGTGTTCATCGGCCCTGCCGACCTGAGCGCCAGCCTGGGCCACCTGGGCAACCCCGCGCATCCGGACGTGCAGGGCGCGATTCTGGACGCGGTGACCCGCACCCGCGCGGCGGGGAAGGCAGCAGGCATCCTCTGCACCGAGGCCCAGGTGCCGCACTACCGCGCGGCGGGCTGCACGTTCATCGCAGCGGGCGTGGACACCACCCTGCTCGCCCGCGCGGCCCGCGACCTCGCCGGGCGATTCCAGACGGACACTGGCCAGGACGTGTACTGACCGCGACCTGTGGCAGAAGGGAGGGGAGGAGTGACCCGAATCGGCCCTCCTCCCCTCCCTGATCCGCCGTGGTCAGAGTCCGGGTTTGCTGCGGCGGACGTTGTAGCTCTGGCTGGTGGCACGTTTGCGGGCCAGGCGTTCGTCGGTGGCGAAGTCCTGGTCGAGGCTCAGGAGTTCATCCACGTCGCTCTGCAGCCCGTCGATGTGCAGGGCGCTCAGGCGTTGGCTCTCGCGGGTCAGGGCGGCGCGGGACATGTGGAGGTCCCCGGCGGCGGCGTACGCGACGGCCTGTTCGCGCACGCGGGCGGCGCGCAGGCGTTCGGCGGCCAGGGCGACGCGGGGATCGTCGGGCAGCGCGGCGTACGCATCGGCGTTCAGGACCGGGAGGGTCAGCTGCGCGCGCAGGGTCTGCCGGACGCCCTGCCGGTCGTTCCAGGCGAGGCGCACGCGGGCCACACCGGTCGCGGGCGCCTCGCCCTGCGCGGGGACGTGCAGGGTCAGGACCACTTCGATCGGCTGCCCGGCCTTCAGGTTCGGGAGTTGCCAGCGGCCGTACGAATTGCGGGGCAGGTCGTTCAGCACGTCGCAGCGCAGGCTGCCGAGCGCCGGGTTGGGTTCGATGCCCAGGCTGACGGTCTGCCCGGTGGTGCGGGTCAGGCCCTGCAACTCGGCGCTGAAGAACGCGGGGAGGCCTTCCTCATTCTCGATGTGTTCGTAGTTGCCGTCCCCGGCGTCGGCCATGGCCTGTAGCAGCGTCTCGTCGTAGTGGTGGCCCAGGCCGACGGTGCTGGTGCTGACGCCGCGCGCGGTGAGGCCCCGGACGTGCTGCGCGATCACGTCGGTGCGGGTCTCGCCGGCGTTGGCCTGCCCGTCGCTGAGGATCAGGACGCGGTTGAGGGCCTGCGGGTCGAGGTGCTGCGCGGTCAGCATGGCGCCCTCCAGCCAGCCGCCGTACAGGTTGGTGCTGCCCCGGTCCGTGACGCGTTCCACGGCGCGGCACAGCGTCTCGGGGTCCGTGACGTGCTGCGGCGCGATCACGGTGTCGATGGAGTCGTCGAACGCGACGACGCTGACGCGGTCGTGGGGTTGCATCAGGCGGATGGCGGCCTGCGCGGCGCGGCGGGCCATCTCGATGGGCTGGCCGCTCATGGAGCCGCTGCGGTCGATCACGAACGACAGGTTCAGCGGGGGGCGCGTGCCGTTGCCGGTGGGGACCGGGGCCGGGTGGACGCGCAGCAGGACGGTCAGTTCGCTGTCCTGCCCGGCGGGGAGGGCGGCGCGCAGGGGCAGCAGTTCGAGGGTGGGCATCTGGGACAGAGGGGTGGGCATGGCGGGCTCCTGTGGTGCGCAGAGGGGTGGACCGGCCGGTCAGGGTCGGGTGGTGGATCGGACTGGGTGGAACTGAATCCAGTCTGACTCTGACAACCATAATTGTCAACAGTCTGGACTGATTACGTTCCGCTTCCTGTTCCCGACCTCAGTGTCACCCGCCTACGCGTCATCCCCTGACGCGCCGCGCTGCCGCTCCTGCACGTCACGCAGTGACTCGCGCACCTCGCCCAGCAACTCCTCCCACGCCGCCTCATCACGCGGCCAGCGGAACTGCTCTCCCACCAGCACCTCCAGCCCACGGCGCACCAGCACCTGCGACCGCACCTGCACCGAACGACTCACCCGCTGCGCCGGCACCGCCCGCAACGTCAGTTCACGCGGCTGCATTCCCATGCTCTCGCCCGCCATGTCAGCCCGCAACCCCCGGAGGTAATCCAGCGCCGACACGCCCTGCACGGCGGACGAGGGAGGCCCCGACACCACCGCCTCATGCGGCGTCGCCTCCGTTCCCCACTGCGCCAGCCGCTCCAGGTCCGCCTCCGACCGCCCCGACAGCGTGCCGAACAGCACCTTTCCGCTCAGACCGTCCGCCATCAGCCGCCGCAGCGCCAGCAGATGCAGCAGGTGCCGGCGGTCATACCGCGCCTCACGGCCCTCCCGGCGCGGCGCCGGAAGCAACCCCGAGGTCGTGTAATGCCGCACCAGCCGCGCATTCACCTCATCCTTCGGGCGACCCGCGCGGTCCTCGGGCAGCAGGCGCGACAGCCACACGTTCGCCTCCGCGACGAACCCGTCGATGCCCCCCACCCAGTCCTGCGCGATTCCCAGCATCCCCCCACACTACCAGCGCCCCGCTGTCACTGACAACGCAGGGTGACAACGTCAATGGGGCAGGTGGACTCTGCCCCGTTCCTCCCCCGCCTCGCAGCGCTCGGTGGCGCTGCGAGGCGGGGAGGGGGCGCAATCCTTTCAACCGGAGTTCCCGGTTCAGTCGGCAGCCTGTTCCTGTTCGGCGCGGTAGGCGGCCATGTCGATCACGAAGCGGTACTTCACGTCGTTCTTCAGCATCCGCTCGTACGCTCCGTTGATGTCCTGCATGCGGATCATCTCGACGTCGGCCACGATGCCGTGCTCGGCGCAGAAGTCCAGCATCTGCTGCGTCTCGGCGATCCCGCCGATGTTGCTGCCGGCGACGCTGCGGCGCTGCACGACGAGCGGCACGCCGCTGAGGCCCACGGGTTCCAGGGCGCCCACGATGACCAGCTGCCCGTCGCGTTTCAGGGTGGCGAGGTAGGGGTTGAGGTCGTGCCCGCTGGGAACGGTGCTGATGATGAAGTCGAAGCTGCTGCGCGCGGCTTTCATGGCGGCGCGGTCGTTGCTGAGGATCACGTGGTGCGCGCCGAGGCGGAGGGCGTCGTCGGCCTTGCCCTGCGAGGTGGTGAACAGGGTCACGTCCGCGCCCATGGCGACGGCGAGTTTGATGCCCATGTGGCCCAGGCCGCCCAGGCCGACGATGGCGACCTTGTGACCGCGCCCGATCTTCCAGTGGTTCAGGGGAGAGAACATGGTGATGCCGGCGCACAGCAGCGGCGCGACGCCCCGGAGGTCCAGGGTGTCGGGAACGTGAACGGCGAAGCCCTCGGTCACGACGATCGCAGTGGAGTACCCGCCGTGCGTGGGGGCCTGCGTGTCGCGTTCGCGGGCGTTGTACGTCCAGGTGGCGCCGTTCTCGCAGTACTGTTCGAGCCCTTCGGCGCAGGATTCGCAGTGCTGGCAGGAGTCCACCATGCAGCCGACCCCGGCGAGATCCCCGACGCGGAAGCGGGTGACCTGCCCACCGACGGCCGTGACGCGGCCGACGATCTCGTGGCCGGGCACGAGCGGGTAGAGGCTCGGTCCCCACTCGCTGCGCGCCTGGTGCAGGTCCGAATGGCAGACGCCGCTGTACAGGATCTCGATCTGGATGTCGGTGGGGCGTAATTCCCGCCGCTCGATGGTGTGGGGTTGCAGGGGGGTGGTGGCGTCGAGGGCGGCGTAGGCATGAACGGTGGGCATGGGGGAACTCCTGGCTGGATGGGGGGGCTGGGGCGGTGGGCGGCGCGGCGGTCCGGGCGGACGCGGCGACGCCCGGCGGCCGGGCCCGGCTGCGGGGATTCCCTGGCAGTTCGGGCAGGACCGCGCCCGGCGGGTGCGGGGGGCGGCGGCAGGGCCGTGCCTGCGTCGGGCTGGCCGCGGTTCTCCCGCTGCGCGCGACCGTCGCGCCTCAGGCGGTGGCGGGTTGCGGGGCGCGCAGCAGCGCGCGCAGCTTCTCGGTGTCCTCGTGGAAGCCGCGGATGCCTTCGGCCAGTTTCTCGTTCGCCATGGGGTTGGCGGCGAGCGCCCAGCGGAAGTCCGCCTCGGTCAGGGGCGTTTCGGTCTCGGTGGCCGGCGCGGGCGTCAGGACCCGTTCGAGGGGCGTGGTGTCGGCCGCCAGTTCCCCCAGCAGGGCGGGACTGACGGTCAGGCGGTCACAGCCGGCCAGGGCGCGGACCTGCGCGGCGCTGCGGAAGGACGCGCCCATCACGACGGTCGGGTAGCCGTGCGTCTTGAAGTGCCGGTAGATGCCGCGCACGCTCTGCACGCCCGGGTCCTGCTCGGCGGGGTAGTCGGCGGTGCCCGTGTGCTTCTTGTACCAGTCGGTGATGCGGCCCACGAACGGGGAGATCAGGTAGGCCCCGGCCTGCGCGGCGGCGACCGCCTGTTCCTGCGAGAACACCAGCGTCAGGTTGCAGCGGATGCCCTCGGCTTCCAGGATGCGGGCGGCCTGCACGCCTTCCCAGGTGGTCGCCAGTTTGATCAGGATGCGGTCGCGGCCCACGCCCTGCGCGGCGTACAGCGCGATCAGGTGCCGGGCCTTGCCGACCATGGCGTCCGTGTCGAAGGACAGGCGGGCGTCCACCTCGGTGCTGACGTACCCGGGGACCAGGCGGGTCAGTTCCGTGCCGATCCGGACGGTCAGCTGGTCGATGGCGGCCTCGACGTCACCCAGCGCGCGGGCCTCGTCGAGCAGGTGGGCGTAGCCGGGCAGGCCCGCCGCTTTCAGGATCAGGGACGGGTTGGTGGTGCAGTCCTGCGGCTGGTACTGACGGATGGCGTCCAGGTCGCCGGTATCGGCGACAACGACGGTCATCTGCTTGAGCTGTTCGAGTGCGTTCATGCGGTCCTCCGGGAAAGGCTGGGAAGTCGAGGGTGAGAGGGGGTGTCCCGCGCCGGGGCGGGCGTCCGTTCGTCCGTACCATACGCCCCGCGCGGCCGGCGGCAACAGGTTCATGCAGACGTTTCAGCGGTCCGCGCGGGGTGTGGTCAGGGGAGTGCGCGTCGGCCCGGGAGGGGGCGGCTCCGCCCGCTGACCAGCACGGACTGTACAGGGACCGGCGCCCGCGGTCTGTCAGGATGGAGGGGCCGGTGTCATTTCCGCCCCCGCCCGGACAGGACGGGGCGCGCGGCCCCGCAGGAGCGTCCCATGACCCAGCCACCCCAGGCCCGGAACGTGCTGGGCACCGTCCACACCGCCATCGCCGTGAGCGACCTGACCCACCAGCTCGGCTTCTGGCAGGAGGTTCTGGGTTTCACGCTGACCGGCACGGCGGAGATCGGTGGGCCGCTCCCGGAGGCGGAGACGGGCGTCCCCGGTCTCCGCAGCCGGATCGCCATGCTGACCCGGGACGGGCAGACCGTCGAACTGTACCAGCCGCTCGCGCCGGACGACCGCCGGACGTACCGGCCCACCCCGGCCGACATCGGTTCCTGGCACCTGGCGTTCAGGGTGGCCG encodes the following:
- a CDS encoding MerR family transcriptional regulator, translated to MLGIAQDWVGGIDGFVAEANVWLSRLLPEDRAGRPKDEVNARLVRHYTTSGLLPAPRREGREARYDRRHLLHLLALRRLMADGLSGKVLFGTLSGRSEADLERLAQWGTEATPHEAVVSGPPSSAVQGVSALDYLRGLRADMAGESMGMQPRELTLRAVPAQRVSRSVQVRSQVLVRRGLEVLVGEQFRWPRDEAAWEELLGEVRESLRDVQERQRGASGDDA
- a CDS encoding vWA domain-containing protein, giving the protein MPTPLSQMPTLELLPLRAALPAGQDSELTVLLRVHPAPVPTGNGTRPPLNLSFVIDRSGSMSGQPIEMARRAAQAAIRLMQPHDRVSVVAFDDSIDTVIAPQHVTDPETLCRAVERVTDRGSTNLYGGWLEGAMLTAQHLDPQALNRVLILSDGQANAGETRTDVIAQHVRGLTARGVSTSTVGLGHHYDETLLQAMADAGDGNYEHIENEEGLPAFFSAELQGLTRTTGQTVSLGIEPNPALGSLRCDVLNDLPRNSYGRWQLPNLKAGQPIEVVLTLHVPAQGEAPATGVARVRLAWNDRQGVRQTLRAQLTLPVLNADAYAALPDDPRVALAAERLRAARVREQAVAYAAAGDLHMSRAALTRESQRLSALHIDGLQSDVDELLSLDQDFATDERLARKRATSQSYNVRRSKPGL
- the hpaI gene encoding 4-hydroxy-2-oxoheptanedioate aldolase, translating into MSAPDLHNPLKAALARGEFQLGLWLALADPYSAEIIAGAGFDWLLIDGEHAPNDVRSTLSVLQAMAAYPVTPIVRPPIGQTHLIKQYLDLGVQTLLVPMVESGAQASELVAATRYPPRGVRGVGSAIARASRWNAVPDYLHRADDQVCLLVQVESAAGLAALDDILAVEGVDGVFIGPADLSASLGHLGNPAHPDVQGAILDAVTRTRAAGKAAGILCTEAQVPHYRAAGCTFIAAGVDTTLLARAARDLAGRFQTDTGQDVY
- the hpaH gene encoding 2-oxo-hept-4-ene-1,7-dioate hydratase — its product is MSGLSDAQVQDAARRLHAAEQSRTPMRQLSGQYPGLTIADAYRVQDAWVSHKLTQGRRVIGHKIGLTSRAMQQAVNIDEPDYGTLLDDMVFSELQPIPSGRFIVPRVEVELAFILGRDLRGPNVTVMDVLDATRWVVPAAEIIDARIERVDRETGATRKVTDTISDNAANAGIVLGGRPVRPTDVDLRWVGALLFRNGVMEETGVAAGVLNHPAEGVAWLANRLAPHGVTLRAGETVLAGSFVRPVDAAPGDLFHADYGPLGSVTLRFAR
- a CDS encoding NAD(P)-dependent alcohol dehydrogenase — protein: MPTVHAYAALDATTPLQPHTIERRELRPTDIQIEILYSGVCHSDLHQARSEWGPSLYPLVPGHEIVGRVTAVGGQVTRFRVGDLAGVGCMVDSCQHCESCAEGLEQYCENGATWTYNARERDTQAPTHGGYSTAIVVTEGFAVHVPDTLDLRGVAPLLCAGITMFSPLNHWKIGRGHKVAIVGLGGLGHMGIKLAVAMGADVTLFTTSQGKADDALRLGAHHVILSNDRAAMKAARSSFDFIISTVPSGHDLNPYLATLKRDGQLVIVGALEPVGLSGVPLVVQRRSVAGSNIGGIAETQQMLDFCAEHGIVADVEMIRMQDINGAYERMLKNDVKYRFVIDMAAYRAEQEQAAD
- a CDS encoding VOC family protein, giving the protein MTQPPQARNVLGTVHTAIAVSDLTHQLGFWQEVLGFTLTGTAEIGGPLPEAETGVPGLRSRIAMLTRDGQTVELYQPLAPDDRRTYRPTPADIGSWHLAFRVADLDDLIRTSAPWGWQLRGRVAVVEEGPGPVGARLAYLHNADGTILEFVQLPTPR
- a CDS encoding 5-carboxymethyl-2-hydroxymuconate Delta-isomerase: MPHLTVEYTDNLTAPRVPELLRALNGVLLARPDVYPPGGIRARAHRLTEYVVAEGAHDDAFVHVTLKIAAGRSEAVKAETGAALFEVLMSHFASDFEARSLALSLEIAEFSEAGTFKHNNIHARYRQVTS
- a CDS encoding fumarylacetoacetate hydrolase family protein, with protein sequence MKTANFMARGRQHRGVLRDGMLIDAAGEAHHPEEVQFLLPVNPGKVIALALNYADHNAELGFKTPEEPVMFLKPNTSLLPHGGTVEYPRGAQFMHYEVELGIVIGQDARRVKAKDAEDYIGGYTIANDLVVRDYVSNYYRPPMRAKGWDTFGPLGPYLVSADEVPDPYNLGLRAFVNGELRQEGNTRDMILRGPELIEFMSRFMTLQAGDVILTGTPKGVSHVKPGDVMRLEIDGLGALENDVQWESEDAEPLIAQEGQRI
- the hpaB gene encoding 4-hydroxyphenylacetate 3-monooxygenase, oxygenase component; protein product: MARTGQQFLDRLRLNPPNLYIDGQRVEDATTHPATRNIAHSLAGLYDLQHDPRYRDVLTFEEDGERHATAFMVPRTKDDLRRIGEAHRLRANYSLGTLGRAPDYMNTNVMAAGMASAYFDQGESSGEPGSGRNFSENMRRYFEYVRDHDLCLTHALTNPQVNRGKQASELPDPYIAMGIVEETEAGVIVRGARMLATLPIADEILIFPSTVIKENGDRSRYAIGFGLPTNTPGLYFQCREPFDLGRDVEDHPLSSRFDEQDAFVIFDDVLVPWERVFLMYDMTLANQAYAKTDAVLHMAYQVVNQKVSKTEAFLGLAQSIVDTVGSGGFQHVQSKVSEIIVTLEIMKALQVAAVEGAQLNAYGVMTPARGPLDAARNYYPAIYPRLNEIIQLLGASGIIMMPGKADREGPLGAFIEKHLQATNASAGERLKLFRLAWDLTLSSFGARQNLYEKHFFGDPIRMHSALYEVYDKKPYVQRIREFIHQTDPVAAD
- the hpaD gene encoding 3,4-dihydroxyphenylacetate 2,3-dioxygenase; this encodes MTIPNIIRIAHGIFYVTDLAASRHFYVDLLGLNVLHETEGALYLRANEDREWTLKLELAPEAGVKHLAYRVGTDADLDALTAFLDAQGIPWRWETELDRPRLLRFQDPYGVPVAFYAQSVKHPWLLQDYHLHRGAGLQRIDHINVMTPDVEGVMRWYMDHLGFRLSEYTEDDHGRIWAAWIQRRGSVHDLALTNGAGPRLHHFAYWMPDMGSIIRTCDILAGARMPEHIERGPGRHGVSNAFFLYIRDPDGHRIELYTSDYLTVDPDFEPIRWHLDDPRRQTLWGAKTPRSWFEEGSLLEAYEGGWVQPRESDLKGLPVHVI
- the tal gene encoding transaldolase; its protein translation is MNALEQLKQMTVVVADTGDLDAIRQYQPQDCTTNPSLILKAAGLPGYAHLLDEARALGDVEAAIDQLTVRIGTELTRLVPGYVSTEVDARLSFDTDAMVGKARHLIALYAAQGVGRDRILIKLATTWEGVQAARILEAEGIRCNLTLVFSQEQAVAAAQAGAYLISPFVGRITDWYKKHTGTADYPAEQDPGVQSVRGIYRHFKTHGYPTVVMGASFRSAAQVRALAGCDRLTVSPALLGELAADTTPLERVLTPAPATETETPLTEADFRWALAANPMANEKLAEGIRGFHEDTEKLRALLRAPQPATA